In Streptomyces sp. NBC_00483, a single window of DNA contains:
- a CDS encoding oxygenase MpaB family protein, whose amino-acid sequence MNGSDGQHGLSRRNMLLAGGALGTFGAIGFASPASARSLWTWSPTSSVAGSGAGVDPEWVWDEQADPVIAGVINRGEVAKVNDLLAQWKRNDQPLPDGLPADLREFMEDARKLPSWADTAKLDRGSKFSRTKGIYVGALYGLGSGLMSTAIPRESRAVYYSKGGADMKDRIAKTARLGYDIGDVNAYKPEGSMVVTAVKTRMVHAAVRHLLPQSPAWTQVSGGQKIPISQADILVTWHSLATFVMRKLKDWGVRVGAADADAYLHVWQVSAAMLGVQEEYIPKTWDAANSQSKQVLDPILAHTKEGEALADVLLGIVAELDLGLTRPLISAFSRYTLGDRVGDMIGLSKEPILEPLVAGAWPLLVAFREGLIPLPGVPSVMWTLEEAIRRFVLLFLAEGQPIAINLPDMNRPE is encoded by the coding sequence ATGAACGGAAGCGACGGACAGCACGGGCTCAGCAGGCGGAACATGCTCCTCGCGGGCGGGGCGTTAGGCACGTTCGGCGCCATCGGCTTCGCGTCACCGGCGAGCGCCCGGTCCCTGTGGACCTGGTCACCGACGTCCTCCGTCGCCGGTTCCGGCGCCGGCGTCGACCCCGAGTGGGTGTGGGACGAGCAGGCCGACCCGGTGATCGCGGGAGTCATCAACCGCGGCGAAGTGGCCAAGGTCAACGACCTCCTCGCGCAGTGGAAGCGCAACGACCAACCACTGCCCGACGGACTCCCCGCGGACCTACGGGAGTTCATGGAGGACGCCCGCAAGCTGCCCTCCTGGGCGGACACGGCCAAGCTCGACCGCGGCTCCAAGTTCAGCAGGACCAAGGGCATCTACGTCGGGGCACTGTACGGCCTCGGCAGCGGCCTGATGAGCACCGCCATACCCCGCGAGTCACGCGCCGTGTACTACTCCAAGGGCGGCGCGGACATGAAGGACCGCATCGCCAAGACCGCCAGACTCGGCTACGACATCGGGGACGTGAACGCCTACAAGCCCGAGGGCTCGATGGTCGTGACCGCGGTCAAGACGCGGATGGTGCACGCGGCGGTGCGGCATCTGCTGCCGCAGTCCCCGGCGTGGACGCAGGTCAGCGGCGGACAGAAGATCCCGATCAGTCAGGCCGACATCCTCGTCACGTGGCACAGCCTCGCCACCTTCGTCATGCGCAAGTTGAAGGACTGGGGTGTGCGGGTCGGCGCCGCCGACGCGGACGCGTATCTGCATGTGTGGCAGGTGAGCGCGGCCATGCTCGGCGTCCAGGAGGAGTACATCCCGAAGACGTGGGACGCCGCGAACTCGCAGTCGAAGCAGGTGCTCGACCCGATCCTCGCGCACACCAAGGAGGGCGAGGCGCTGGCCGATGTCCTCCTCGGCATCGTGGCCGAACTGGACCTGGGGCTGACCCGCCCCCTGATCAGCGCGTTCTCCCGGTATACGCTGGGCGACCGGGTCGGCGACATGATCGGCCTGTCCAAGGAACCGATCCTGGAACCGCTCGTCGCGGGTGCCTGGCCGCTGCTCGTGGCCTTCCGCGAGGGGCTCATCCCCCTGCCGGGGGTGCCGTCGGTCATGTGGACGTTGGAAGAGGCGATCAGACGGTTCGTGCTCCTGTTCCTGGCCGAGGGGCAGCCGATCGCCATCAATCTTCCGGACATGAACCGGCCGGAGTGA
- a CDS encoding molybdopterin cofactor-binding domain-containing protein: MRRRQLLGYVLAAPTLVAAAELAPAKEAAAMGAAAKDVAANDVAGAGGLPSLDITEVVDLNDALSLAAAPTSALITVQVNKDGTVSFALPRAEVGQGITTSTAMLIAEEMDVPLDRVHVTLADARPELLFNQLTGASNTTIATYTPVRVAAAIARGRLLDAAALELGALVEELKVKAGVVLGPAGKSIGIGELAEKAAAATTQKATARLKNADEFTVIGTPQGRVDARAAVTGAKKFAMDLAVPDALPTMVCRAPTINGKVGSVANLDAVRAMPGVTDAVVVSTGVAVRARTFGQCIDAVRALDVSWRGGTAEGKSDDTVLAELKKAEPSMGLPSLSRTVEERFTFHFRGNSALEPNCAIADVRSGKAEIWGGLKSPIVAKQTIAARLGLPVGAVTVHVTESGGSFGRKLFFDAALEAAEISQKLGKPVRLMWHRADDARQGRAHPMATSRVRAAYSGDKVLSFKQRHTSVSTDLTMGFGEALTSVAAKLPVVDLAFSETFFQLSQSMPYEFGAYSRLLNETDKGFNTGSMRNVYSPDVTCARELIVDRLAAKMGKDPLAFRRDFLHDERARAVLDKVAEVGQWGRSLPDGVAQGVAVHTEYHAVNAVLVEIDCRPETVDRPIRDGVTGPRVTKAVCAVDVGLAVNPRGLEAQMMGCLMDGIAQTLTSSLHLKDGHFLEASWDNYLYTRQWNTPPELDIIVMPNTSEKPGGAGELGVAASMAAVACAYARATGTMPTTFPINHDTLSFTPKPTVPPVPQSPTDGRDHAI, translated from the coding sequence ATGCGCAGACGACAGTTGCTCGGCTACGTACTGGCGGCACCTACGCTGGTGGCCGCGGCCGAACTCGCACCGGCAAAGGAAGCGGCGGCCATGGGGGCCGCGGCGAAGGATGTGGCGGCGAATGATGTGGCGGGAGCCGGCGGCCTGCCGTCCCTCGACATCACGGAAGTCGTCGACCTCAACGACGCCCTGTCCCTGGCGGCCGCGCCGACCTCCGCGCTCATCACGGTCCAGGTGAACAAGGACGGCACGGTGTCCTTCGCGCTGCCGCGCGCCGAAGTGGGCCAGGGCATCACGACATCCACGGCGATGTTGATCGCGGAGGAGATGGACGTGCCCCTCGACCGGGTGCACGTCACGCTCGCCGACGCCCGCCCCGAACTCCTCTTCAACCAGCTCACCGGCGCCTCCAACACGACGATCGCCACCTACACCCCGGTGCGGGTGGCGGCCGCCATCGCGCGCGGCCGGCTCCTCGACGCGGCCGCGCTCGAACTGGGCGCGCTCGTCGAGGAGTTGAAGGTGAAGGCGGGCGTCGTCCTCGGCCCGGCGGGCAAGAGCATCGGCATCGGGGAGCTGGCGGAGAAGGCCGCCGCGGCCACGACGCAGAAGGCCACGGCGCGCCTCAAGAACGCCGACGAGTTCACCGTCATCGGCACGCCCCAGGGTCGCGTCGACGCCCGCGCCGCGGTCACCGGCGCCAAGAAGTTCGCCATGGACCTCGCCGTGCCGGACGCGCTGCCCACCATGGTGTGCCGCGCTCCCACCATCAACGGCAAGGTCGGCTCGGTGGCCAACCTCGACGCGGTGCGGGCCATGCCCGGTGTCACCGACGCCGTGGTCGTCTCCACCGGCGTCGCCGTGCGCGCCCGCACCTTCGGCCAGTGCATCGACGCCGTACGCGCCCTGGACGTGTCGTGGCGGGGCGGCACGGCGGAGGGCAAGTCCGACGACACGGTCCTCGCCGAACTGAAGAAGGCCGAACCCTCCATGGGGCTCCCGTCGTTGAGCCGCACAGTGGAGGAGAGGTTCACCTTCCACTTCCGCGGGAACAGCGCGCTTGAGCCCAACTGTGCGATCGCCGACGTCCGTTCCGGCAAGGCGGAGATCTGGGGTGGCCTCAAGTCGCCCATCGTCGCGAAGCAGACCATCGCGGCCCGCCTCGGCCTGCCGGTCGGCGCCGTCACCGTCCATGTCACCGAGAGCGGCGGCTCCTTCGGCCGCAAGCTGTTCTTCGACGCGGCCCTCGAAGCCGCCGAGATCTCCCAGAAGTTGGGCAAGCCCGTCCGGCTCATGTGGCACCGCGCCGACGACGCACGCCAGGGCCGCGCCCACCCGATGGCCACCTCGCGGGTACGCGCCGCGTACTCGGGCGACAAGGTACTCAGCTTCAAGCAGCGGCACACCAGCGTCTCCACCGACCTCACCATGGGCTTCGGCGAGGCCCTCACCTCCGTGGCCGCGAAGCTGCCGGTCGTCGACCTCGCCTTCTCCGAGACGTTCTTCCAGCTGTCGCAGTCGATGCCGTACGAGTTCGGGGCCTACAGCCGGCTCCTCAACGAGACGGACAAGGGCTTCAACACCGGGAGCATGCGCAACGTCTACTCGCCCGACGTGACCTGCGCCCGTGAACTCATCGTCGACCGGCTCGCCGCGAAGATGGGCAAGGACCCGCTCGCGTTCCGCCGGGACTTTCTGCACGACGAGCGGGCCCGCGCGGTCCTCGACAAGGTCGCCGAGGTCGGACAGTGGGGGCGGAGCCTCCCGGACGGTGTGGCACAAGGTGTGGCCGTGCACACGGAGTACCACGCCGTCAACGCGGTCCTCGTGGAGATCGACTGCCGACCGGAGACGGTCGACCGGCCGATCCGCGACGGTGTCACGGGACCCCGTGTCACCAAGGCGGTGTGCGCGGTTGACGTGGGCCTCGCCGTGAACCCCCGCGGCCTGGAGGCCCAGATGATGGGCTGCCTCATGGACGGCATCGCGCAGACCCTGACGTCGAGCCTGCACCTGAAGGACGGCCACTTCCTCGAAGCGAGCTGGGACAACTACCTCTACACACGGCAGTGGAACACTCCGCCCGAACTCGACATCATCGTCATGCCGAACACGAGCGAAAAGCCGGGCGGCGCGGGGGAGTTGGGCGTCGCGGCATCCATGGCCGCCGTGGCGTGCGCGTACGCGAGGGCGACCGGCACGATGCCGACGACGTTCCCCATCAACCACGACACGCTCTCCTTCACCCCCAAGCCGACCGTCCCGCCGGTCCCGCAGTCGCCGACCGACGGTCGCGACCACGCCATCTGA
- a CDS encoding (2Fe-2S)-binding protein: protein MPKHTFRVNGEQVTVDVEDDVRLLWVLRDILGVTGPKYGCGINVCKACTSHLNGKAVNPCSIPVKELASDDEVTTIEGLADTVDTDLHPMQQAWLDQDVAQCGYCQPGQIMAAVAVVRRAKEEGRAITDADLDGIRNVCRCGTYFRIREAIREGAKGM, encoded by the coding sequence GTGCCCAAGCACACTTTTCGCGTCAACGGCGAGCAGGTTACGGTCGACGTAGAGGACGACGTACGCCTGCTGTGGGTGCTGCGCGACATCCTGGGCGTCACAGGCCCGAAGTACGGCTGCGGCATCAACGTCTGCAAGGCCTGCACCAGCCACCTCAACGGCAAGGCCGTCAACCCCTGCTCGATCCCCGTCAAGGAACTGGCATCCGACGACGAGGTGACGACCATCGAGGGTCTCGCCGACACCGTGGACACCGACCTGCACCCGATGCAGCAGGCCTGGCTCGACCAGGACGTCGCCCAGTGCGGCTACTGCCAGCCCGGCCAGATCATGGCCGCGGTGGCGGTGGTCCGCCGGGCGAAGGAGGAGGGCCGCGCGATCACCGACGCCGACCTGGACGGCATCCGGAACGTGTGCCGTTGCGGCACGTACTTCCGGATCCGGGAGGCGATCCGGGAGGGCGCGAAGGGGATGTGA
- a CDS encoding sugar-binding transcriptional regulator, with product MAGATTPSPDHVRLLVKVARLYHERGVRQPEIAARLNLSQPRVSRLLKEAVDRGVVRTVVMSPEGVHAELEDALVERYGLRDALVVEVEGAGPEVLPALASATATYLDATLTGGDVIGISSWSATLLEAVNVMRAKTPSVAQEVVQLLGGTGSPEVQLHATRLTSRLAELTGARPVFMPSAALVGSSELRDLLVREPAMAEAIKAWSRLTLALLGIGTLEPSPLLRRSGNAIPPEDQRALKKLGAVGDVCARYFDSAGEPVDAPFNNRVLGIDRDQLLAVERRVGVAGGLDKVAAIRGALRGEWINILITDVEAARELLAQ from the coding sequence GTGGCGGGAGCGACGACGCCGAGCCCGGACCATGTCCGGCTACTGGTCAAGGTGGCCCGGCTGTATCACGAACGCGGCGTGCGGCAGCCCGAGATCGCCGCCCGCCTCAACCTGTCGCAGCCCCGCGTCTCGCGGCTCCTGAAGGAGGCGGTGGACCGTGGCGTGGTGCGCACGGTCGTGATGTCCCCGGAGGGTGTGCACGCGGAACTGGAGGACGCGCTGGTCGAGCGGTACGGGCTGCGCGACGCGCTCGTGGTGGAGGTCGAGGGTGCGGGCCCCGAGGTGCTGCCCGCGCTCGCCTCGGCCACGGCCACGTACCTCGACGCCACCCTCACCGGCGGTGATGTCATCGGCATCTCGTCCTGGAGCGCCACGCTCCTGGAGGCGGTCAATGTGATGCGCGCCAAGACGCCGTCCGTGGCCCAGGAGGTGGTCCAGCTCCTCGGTGGCACCGGCAGCCCGGAAGTACAGCTGCACGCCACGCGCCTCACCAGCCGGCTCGCCGAACTCACCGGCGCCAGGCCGGTGTTCATGCCGTCCGCGGCCCTGGTCGGCAGCAGCGAGCTGCGGGACCTCCTGGTGCGGGAACCCGCCATGGCCGAGGCCATCAAGGCCTGGTCGCGCCTCACCCTGGCACTCCTCGGCATCGGCACCCTCGAACCGTCCCCGCTGCTGCGCCGCTCCGGCAACGCGATCCCGCCCGAGGACCAGCGGGCCCTCAAGAAGCTCGGCGCGGTCGGCGACGTCTGCGCCCGCTACTTCGACAGCGCGGGCGAACCGGTCGACGCCCCGTTCAACAACCGCGTCCTCGGCATCGACCGGGACCAACTGCTCGCGGTGGAGCGCCGGGTCGGTGTCGCGGGCGGCCTGGACAAGGTGGCGGCCATCCGCGGGGCGCTGCGCGGCGAGTGGATCAACATCCTGATCACCGACGTCGAGGCGGCGCGCGAACTGCTCGCGCAGTGA
- a CDS encoding FGGY family carbohydrate kinase has translation MAGAGAGAGAGHILAVDQGTSSTKALLLDAAGAVVARAGVPLTQTHPGPGLVEQDASAILDSVRTAVATCMTEVAPGTVAGLALSTQRESAVLWDADTRLPAAPLVGWQDRRGIERAARIERAGMSGEVRRRTGLPLDPMFSALKMAALLDAHDPARSLSKAGRLRLGTVDAFLLHHLTGRPVTEIGNASRTQLLDLTTGDWDEELLALFDIPRAALGRVVPSDGPFGEVEGVAGLDGTPVLAVLGDSHAALFAHAGWRPGIVKATYGTGSSVMTVAGTPDEAGDVCTTIAWSTRAAGKPTYAHEANIRSSGRTLTWLADLLGTTAEQLIELAGSTDEAADGVTLVPAFGGLGAPWWDPVAVPLLTGFDLGTGRAQLARAAVRSVAHQVADVLAALPPVRRVVADGGLSRSDTVMQLQADLSDVAVARTRHHELSAVGAAHLAGLGLGLWTAEALEQRADDDLTVFSPAWDDTRRRDAVTRWHRHLAAARDLGTRGK, from the coding sequence ATGGCCGGGGCCGGGGCCGGGGCCGGGGCCGGACACATACTCGCCGTCGACCAAGGCACGAGCTCCACCAAGGCACTGCTGCTCGACGCGGCCGGAGCCGTGGTGGCCCGGGCGGGCGTGCCCCTCACCCAGACCCATCCGGGCCCCGGCCTGGTGGAGCAGGACGCGTCGGCGATCCTCGACAGTGTCCGTACGGCGGTCGCCACCTGCATGACGGAAGTGGCGCCGGGCACCGTGGCCGGCCTCGCGCTCAGCACCCAGCGCGAGTCGGCCGTGCTGTGGGACGCCGACACCAGGCTGCCCGCCGCCCCGCTGGTCGGCTGGCAGGACCGCCGCGGCATCGAACGGGCGGCCCGCATCGAGCGGGCGGGCATGAGCGGGGAGGTGCGGCGGCGCACCGGTCTCCCGCTCGATCCGATGTTCTCCGCCCTGAAGATGGCCGCACTCCTCGACGCACACGATCCGGCGCGCTCGCTCAGCAAGGCGGGCCGGCTCCGGCTCGGCACGGTCGACGCGTTCCTGCTGCACCACCTCACCGGGCGGCCGGTCACGGAGATCGGCAACGCCTCGCGCACCCAGCTGCTGGACCTCACCACCGGCGACTGGGACGAGGAACTGCTCGCGCTCTTCGACATACCGCGGGCGGCGCTCGGCCGCGTCGTCCCGTCCGACGGGCCGTTCGGCGAGGTCGAGGGGGTGGCGGGTCTCGACGGGACGCCCGTCCTGGCCGTCCTCGGCGACTCGCACGCCGCGCTGTTCGCCCACGCGGGCTGGCGGCCCGGCATCGTCAAGGCCACGTACGGCACCGGCTCCTCGGTCATGACCGTGGCCGGGACACCGGACGAAGCGGGCGACGTGTGCACCACCATCGCGTGGTCGACGCGGGCCGCCGGGAAGCCGACGTACGCGCACGAGGCGAACATCCGCTCCTCGGGCCGCACCCTGACCTGGCTGGCCGACCTCCTCGGCACCACCGCGGAGCAGCTCATCGAGCTGGCGGGCAGCACCGACGAAGCCGCGGACGGCGTGACGCTCGTCCCGGCCTTCGGCGGCCTCGGCGCCCCCTGGTGGGATCCGGTGGCCGTACCCCTGCTCACGGGCTTCGACCTCGGCACCGGCCGGGCCCAACTCGCCCGCGCAGCCGTGCGGTCGGTGGCCCATCAGGTGGCCGATGTCCTGGCCGCGCTGCCGCCCGTGCGCCGCGTGGTCGCCGACGGCGGACTGAGCCGCAGCGACACCGTCATGCAGTTGCAGGCGGACCTGTCGGATGTCGCGGTGGCCCGCACGCGGCACCACGAGCTGTCCGCCGTCGGAGCCGCACACCTCGCCGGCCTCGGCCTCGGCCTGTGGACGGCCGAGGCACTCGAACAACGGGCGGACGACGACCTGACGGTCTTCTCCCCCGCCTGGGACGACACGCGACGCCGCGACGCCGTCACGCGCTGGCACCGGCACCTCGCAGCCGCCCGCGACCTCGGGACACGCGGAAAGTAA
- a CDS encoding transketolase family protein yields the protein MTAVAEQAPTYDCRADFADELAALARADERIVAVCNDSVGSSNLMAFREEFPDRLVNVGIAEQDMVGVAAGLANAGFIPFVSAAAPFLTGRALEQIKADIAYTHRHVVLCGQSPGMAYGELGPTHHSIEDLSWLRAVPGLGIVVPADPAETRAAVRWAAASGTPTYLRIPRFKVPAVTPSDTAFTIGRATCLTDGTDVTVIAVGTMVSRAMEAAKLLADEGISARVLNMASVEPLDTEAVVAAAQETGGIVTAEEGLLSGGLGAAVARVVAEQCPVPFRMLGVPAFAPTGSTAFLLEHFGLTAQGIAAAARRTLGRA from the coding sequence GTGACGGCCGTGGCCGAGCAGGCGCCGACGTACGACTGCCGCGCGGACTTCGCGGACGAGCTCGCCGCCCTGGCCCGCGCCGACGAGCGCATCGTCGCCGTCTGCAACGACTCGGTCGGCTCCAGCAATCTCATGGCGTTCCGCGAGGAGTTCCCCGACCGGCTCGTCAACGTCGGCATCGCCGAGCAGGACATGGTCGGCGTCGCGGCCGGCCTGGCCAACGCCGGGTTCATCCCCTTCGTGTCCGCCGCGGCGCCCTTCCTGACCGGCCGCGCCCTGGAGCAGATCAAGGCCGACATCGCCTACACCCACCGGCACGTGGTGCTGTGCGGGCAGAGTCCTGGCATGGCCTACGGGGAGCTGGGCCCCACGCACCACTCCATCGAGGATCTGTCGTGGCTGCGCGCGGTGCCGGGCCTGGGCATCGTCGTTCCGGCCGACCCCGCCGAGACCCGCGCCGCCGTGCGCTGGGCAGCCGCGTCCGGCACACCCACGTACCTGCGGATCCCGCGGTTCAAGGTGCCCGCCGTCACCCCGTCCGACACGGCGTTCACCATCGGCCGGGCCACGTGCCTCACGGACGGAACCGACGTCACCGTCATCGCGGTGGGCACGATGGTCTCGCGCGCGATGGAGGCGGCCAAGCTCCTTGCCGATGAGGGGATTTCGGCTCGGGTGCTCAACATGGCGTCCGTTGAGCCGTTGGACACCGAGGCCGTGGTGGCCGCGGCCCAGGAGACCGGTGGCATCGTCACCGCCGAGGAAGGACTGCTGTCCGGTGGTCTCGGCGCCGCGGTGGCGCGCGTCGTCGCCGAGCAGTGCCCCGTCCCCTTCCGTATGCTCGGCGTGCCGGCGTTCGCGCCGACGGGCAGCACCGCGTTCCTGCTGGAGCACTTCGGGCTGACCGCGCAGGGCATCGCCGCCGCCGCGCGCCGGACCCTGGGTCGGGCGTGA
- a CDS encoding transketolase encodes MTATLEAAAPLRADGPAADAYRRRNARLRAASPDEAAAELAQISTAVRRDILTTIQAAGMGHVGGDLSVTDLLVTALWGALRVEPADPGAPLRDRFVLSKGHCAAALYSTLASCGFFPRERLTGFMAPLSPLNGHPARLKVPGVETNTGPLGHGFPVATGCALGARIRGEDWRTLVVLGDGEMQEGSNWEAAMTAAHYGLSNLTAVVDRNRLQQGARTEDTKTLEPLNEKWASFGWEVRVIDGHDHRAIKQAYAPSTTGRPVAVIANTVKGKGVSFMEDRVEWHHKVPTDEQVALALRELGR; translated from the coding sequence GTGACGGCCACCCTGGAGGCCGCCGCGCCGCTGCGGGCCGACGGGCCGGCGGCCGACGCGTACCGGCGGCGCAACGCGCGGCTGCGGGCCGCGTCCCCGGACGAGGCCGCCGCGGAACTCGCCCAGATCTCCACCGCTGTACGCCGCGACATCCTCACCACCATTCAGGCCGCCGGCATGGGGCACGTGGGCGGCGACCTGTCGGTGACGGATCTGCTGGTGACCGCGTTATGGGGGGCGCTGCGGGTCGAACCGGCCGATCCGGGCGCACCGCTGCGGGACCGGTTCGTCCTCAGCAAGGGGCACTGCGCCGCCGCCCTGTACTCCACGCTCGCCTCCTGCGGCTTCTTCCCGCGGGAACGCCTGACCGGCTTCATGGCGCCGCTGTCACCGCTCAACGGCCATCCGGCACGCCTCAAGGTGCCGGGCGTCGAGACCAACACCGGCCCGCTGGGGCACGGTTTCCCGGTCGCCACCGGCTGTGCGCTCGGCGCCCGGATCCGTGGCGAGGACTGGCGCACGCTCGTCGTCCTGGGCGACGGCGAGATGCAGGAGGGCAGCAACTGGGAGGCCGCGATGACCGCCGCCCACTACGGCCTGTCCAACCTGACGGCCGTCGTCGACCGCAACCGGCTGCAGCAGGGCGCCCGCACCGAGGACACCAAGACCCTCGAGCCGCTGAACGAGAAGTGGGCGAGCTTCGGCTGGGAGGTGCGCGTGATCGACGGCCACGACCACCGGGCCATCAAGCAGGCATACGCACCGTCCACCACGGGACGCCCGGTCGCGGTGATCGCCAACACCGTGAAGGGGAAGGGCGTGTCGTTCATGGAGGACCGCGTCGAGTGGCACCACAAGGTGCCGACCGACGAACAAGTGGCGCTCGCGCTCCGGGAGTTGGGCCGGTGA
- a CDS encoding TIM barrel protein → MSNRERIDIHNDASDPVYGAGVWHFATYVDRYATDGYGEPRTVLDAIKLAGAVGDLSVLDLNWPFPPGDISTKEVKGALAEQNLRAIAVTPEFYTGKFAKGGFTNPDPAVRRQAIELVAESAEVGRELGVEYVKLWPGQDGYDYPFQADYTDLWDKSVGAIRELARAYPDLNFAIEYKPREPRNRMVFSSVARTLLAIEDMGVDNVGVLLDFGHSLYGGETPAEAARLAIARDKLFAIDVNDNFRGWDDDMVVGSVHLLETFEFFYALHDAGWEGVWQLDQFPFREDPVEAARTGIRTMRAFHRALGYLDREELAARQAAQDALGAQRVAKRALFRALAESEAQ, encoded by the coding sequence ATGTCCAATCGTGAGCGCATAGACATTCACAACGATGCGTCCGATCCGGTGTACGGCGCGGGCGTCTGGCACTTCGCCACCTATGTCGACCGCTACGCCACGGACGGCTACGGCGAGCCCCGCACCGTTCTCGACGCCATCAAGCTGGCCGGCGCCGTCGGCGACCTGTCGGTGCTCGACCTCAACTGGCCTTTCCCGCCCGGCGACATCAGCACGAAGGAGGTCAAGGGCGCGCTCGCCGAGCAGAATCTGCGGGCCATCGCCGTGACCCCGGAGTTCTACACCGGCAAGTTCGCCAAGGGCGGCTTCACCAACCCGGACCCCGCCGTGCGCCGCCAGGCGATCGAGCTGGTGGCCGAATCGGCCGAGGTGGGGCGCGAACTCGGCGTGGAGTACGTCAAGTTGTGGCCGGGACAGGACGGCTACGACTATCCGTTCCAGGCCGACTACACCGACCTGTGGGACAAGTCCGTGGGCGCCATCCGTGAACTCGCCCGGGCCTACCCCGACTTGAACTTCGCCATCGAGTACAAACCGCGCGAGCCGCGCAACCGCATGGTGTTCTCCTCCGTCGCACGGACCCTGCTGGCCATCGAGGACATGGGCGTCGACAATGTCGGCGTACTGCTCGACTTCGGGCACTCGCTGTACGGGGGCGAGACCCCGGCGGAGGCCGCGCGCCTGGCGATCGCCCGCGACAAGCTCTTCGCCATCGACGTCAACGACAACTTCCGGGGCTGGGACGACGACATGGTCGTCGGCTCCGTACACCTCCTGGAGACGTTCGAGTTCTTCTACGCGCTGCACGACGCGGGCTGGGAAGGCGTGTGGCAGCTGGACCAGTTCCCGTTCCGTGAGGACCCCGTCGAGGCGGCACGCACCGGGATCCGCACGATGCGCGCCTTCCACCGGGCGCTTGGCTACCTGGACCGGGAGGAACTCGCCGCGCGCCAGGCCGCGCAGGACGCGCTCGGCGCCCAACGCGTCGCGAAACGCGCCCTGTTCCGGGCGCTGGCGGAGAGCGAGGCGCAGTGA
- a CDS encoding DUF3459 domain-containing protein codes for MPQPEGFGALSVAAQDRDPDSQLAFYRAALRLRRELLRPGAPGSEVLGEAGMAEAEQLLHFTRSGGWECVVNVDGPPAHLPPGEVLLASGPLTEDGLLPADTAVWLRTGGSESATGDEG; via the coding sequence CTGCCGCAGCCGGAGGGCTTCGGCGCACTGTCGGTCGCGGCCCAGGACCGGGACCCCGACTCGCAGCTCGCCTTCTACCGGGCGGCACTGCGCCTGCGCCGCGAGCTGCTGCGACCGGGGGCGCCCGGCAGCGAGGTACTGGGCGAGGCGGGGATGGCAGAGGCCGAGCAACTGCTGCACTTCACCCGCTCCGGCGGCTGGGAGTGCGTGGTGAACGTCGACGGCCCGCCGGCCCATCTCCCGCCTGGCGAGGTGCTGTTGGCGAGCGGCCCGCTGACGGAGGACGGGCTGCTGCCGGCGGACACGGCGGTGTGGCTGCGTACGGGAGGCAGCGAGTCGGCCACCGGGGACGAGGGCTGA
- a CDS encoding ABC transporter ATP-binding protein, with protein MFGRTSRARRKARPARGREALRLDRVRKVYGTDEAAVTALDGVSLSLPTGSFTAVMGPSGSGKSTLLQCAAGLDRPDGGTVTVDGEELTGGNEAALTKFRRTRIGFVFQQYNLLDTLTVEQNTSLPLRLAGRRVDRARVRETLRQVGLAERLGHRPAELSGGQRQRVAIARALVAEPAVVFADEPTGALDTRSAREVLTLLREAARLHGRTVVMVTHDPVAASYADTVLFLADGRLAGRLDAPSVDAVAERLAHLGDRPTATTTANAATHTEMEV; from the coding sequence ATGTTCGGACGTACGAGTCGTGCGCGAAGGAAGGCCCGGCCGGCACGCGGCCGGGAGGCACTGCGGCTCGACCGGGTGCGCAAGGTGTACGGGACGGACGAGGCCGCGGTGACCGCGCTGGACGGGGTGTCGCTGAGTCTGCCCACCGGGAGTTTCACCGCGGTCATGGGGCCCTCCGGCTCCGGCAAGTCGACGTTGCTGCAGTGCGCGGCCGGGCTCGATCGGCCGGACGGCGGGACCGTCACCGTCGACGGGGAAGAGCTGACCGGAGGCAACGAAGCGGCGCTCACCAAGTTCCGGCGCACCCGGATCGGGTTCGTGTTCCAGCAGTACAACCTCCTCGACACCCTCACCGTGGAGCAGAACACCAGCCTGCCGCTGCGACTCGCAGGGAGGCGTGTCGACCGGGCGCGGGTGCGCGAGACACTGCGGCAGGTGGGGCTCGCGGAGCGCCTCGGGCATCGGCCCGCCGAACTGTCCGGCGGGCAGCGCCAACGCGTCGCGATCGCCCGCGCGTTGGTCGCCGAACCCGCCGTGGTCTTCGCCGACGAGCCGACCGGCGCGCTCGACACCCGCAGCGCGCGGGAGGTCCTCACCCTGCTCCGGGAGGCGGCGCGGCTGCACGGCCGCACCGTCGTGATGGTCACGCACGACCCGGTGGCCGCCTCGTACGCCGACACGGTGCTGTTCCTCGCGGACGGACGGCTCGCCGGGCGCCTCGACGCGCCGAGCGTGGACGCCGTCGCCGAACGGCTCGCGCACCTCGGGGACCGTCCGACGGCGACCACCACGGCAAACGCCGCGACGCACACCGAGATGGAGGTGTGA